One part of the Immundisolibacter sp. genome encodes these proteins:
- a CDS encoding VOC family protein, which produces MALKHQGIHRLGYVRLALADPRLLRAREFYCEQFGLLESRRGPGRLYLRCWHEPFAYSLVLEESADNRLLEIGFQVRDDADLTRLAGLVEQAGVAVQRSAAAAELESLGASIAFAIPGGPRLRLYADMAQPGYVTGYDSPDWVTPRPLRGTPAPFFLNHVGFTAPDPQAAVDFLTRVLGFVVSERIDAADGRLLSALLFRMSKEVGGQELALFPGPAGALHHIAFTKEDPNDILVTGMYLREGGVDIDRYGPTRQSYGKTFSLHCRDPFGVRLELCAGGRVTEVHSQFQPVIWDEAELGKALSWYDRDVQEDFLAPSLAGTGRASADCVGQPAPR; this is translated from the coding sequence ATGGCCCTGAAACACCAAGGCATTCACCGTCTCGGCTACGTGCGCCTGGCGCTGGCCGACCCGCGCCTGCTGCGCGCACGCGAGTTCTATTGCGAGCAGTTCGGCCTGCTCGAATCGCGCCGCGGGCCGGGACGGCTGTACCTGCGCTGCTGGCACGAGCCGTTCGCCTACTCGCTGGTGCTGGAGGAAAGCGCCGACAACCGGCTGCTCGAAATCGGCTTTCAGGTGCGGGACGATGCCGATCTCACGCGCCTGGCAGGCCTGGTCGAGCAGGCCGGCGTTGCCGTGCAGCGCAGCGCCGCCGCAGCCGAACTCGAGAGCCTGGGCGCCAGCATCGCCTTTGCCATCCCCGGCGGACCGCGACTGCGCCTGTATGCCGACATGGCGCAGCCGGGCTACGTCACCGGCTACGACTCGCCGGACTGGGTCACGCCACGGCCGCTGCGCGGCACACCGGCGCCGTTTTTTCTGAACCACGTCGGCTTCACGGCGCCCGACCCACAGGCGGCGGTGGACTTTCTGACCCGTGTGCTCGGTTTCGTGGTGTCGGAACGCATCGACGCCGCCGACGGCCGCCTGCTGTCGGCGCTGCTGTTTCGGATGTCCAAGGAAGTCGGCGGCCAGGAACTGGCGCTGTTTCCGGGCCCGGCCGGCGCGCTGCATCACATCGCCTTCACCAAGGAAGACCCCAACGACATCCTGGTGACCGGCATGTACCTGCGCGAAGGCGGCGTGGACATCGACCGCTACGGCCCGACGCGCCAGTCCTACGGCAAGACCTTTTCCCTGCACTGCCGCGATCCGTTCGGCGTGCGCCTGGAGCTGTGCGCCGGCGGCCGCGTCACCGAAGTGCACAGCCAGTTTCAGCCGGTGATCTGGGACGAGGCCGAGCTCGGCAAGGCCCTGTCCTGGTACGACCGGGACGTGCAGGAGGATTTTCTGGCCCCGTCGCTGGCTGGCACCGGCCGCGCGTCGGCCGATTGCGTGGGACAACCCGCACCGCGCTGA
- a CDS encoding Uma2 family endonuclease, protein MPVSLPPVRHRHSVSEFLRMAQAGVLAEDDRVELIDGDLIDMRPIGSRHAGAVSRLTSLFGAGVGAEAIVSVQNPVQLDRYSQPQPDLALLRPRADFYAESHPQPADVLLIVEVAEASLDYDRDVKVPLYARHGVAEVWLLDVAGRCLTVYRSPGPDGYGQQRCVQNAESISPVLLPTVVVDLAGLL, encoded by the coding sequence ATGCCTGTTTCCTTGCCGCCAGTTCGCCACCGTCACAGCGTCAGCGAGTTCCTGCGCATGGCGCAGGCCGGCGTATTGGCCGAAGACGATCGGGTCGAGTTGATCGACGGAGACCTGATCGATATGAGGCCCATCGGTAGCCGCCATGCTGGCGCGGTTTCTCGTCTGACGAGCTTGTTTGGCGCAGGGGTGGGTGCGGAGGCGATCGTTTCCGTGCAAAACCCGGTTCAGCTCGACCGCTACTCGCAGCCCCAGCCGGACCTTGCCCTGCTGCGACCGCGTGCGGATTTCTATGCGGAAAGTCACCCGCAGCCGGCCGACGTGTTGCTGATCGTGGAGGTGGCCGAGGCCAGCCTCGACTACGACCGCGACGTCAAGGTGCCGCTCTATGCTCGCCACGGCGTTGCCGAGGTGTGGCTGCTTGACGTGGCGGGGCGCTGCCTGACGGTGTATCGCTCACCGGGGCCGGACGGCTACGGCCAGCAGCGGTGCGTCCAGAATGCGGAGTCGATCTCGCCGGTCCTGCTGCCGACGGTGGTGGTTGATCTCGCCGGGCTGTTGTAG
- a CDS encoding Rieske 2Fe-2S domain-containing protein, which yields MNAIQRPPVAAIAWPGQQDSVTRVPGRVFVDPDIYALEQERIFRGPVWNFVGLEAELPKPGDYKTVQIADTPVIVSRDTDGSIHAWLNRCAHRNAKICLDKQGNTDSFYCVYHQWAYDLTGRLTAVPFARGIGGQGGMPADFDMDAIRPKKLRVANFCGVLFVSFSDDTPPIEDYLGPHVARFMRRIFHRPIKILGHQHQHMRGNWKLYAENPRDGYHASLLHLFFATFGLFRASQKGQLHVTEDGLQTCFYTYVGKEDEAARRQGMQEAAHTYQEGTYKLEDGNLLKGRMEWDDGINLVIIDVFPIMMLQQIANVLNIRQFEPHGPDGVTVHYTFFGYADEDQELTDMRLKQINLIGPAGLVSMEDGLAIEIVQQGIARDGGAEAIIEMGGKTVAPDTTFMASEDPVRGFWNGYRRLMDM from the coding sequence ATGAACGCCATCCAGCGCCCACCCGTCGCCGCCATCGCCTGGCCCGGCCAACAGGACAGCGTCACCCGCGTACCCGGCCGGGTGTTCGTGGACCCGGACATCTACGCCCTCGAGCAGGAACGCATCTTCCGCGGGCCGGTGTGGAACTTCGTCGGCCTGGAGGCGGAGCTCCCCAAGCCCGGCGACTACAAGACGGTGCAGATCGCCGACACGCCGGTCATCGTCAGCCGCGACACCGACGGCAGCATCCACGCCTGGCTGAACCGCTGCGCGCACCGCAACGCCAAGATTTGCCTCGACAAGCAGGGCAACACCGACAGCTTCTACTGCGTCTACCACCAGTGGGCCTACGATCTGACCGGCCGCCTGACCGCCGTGCCGTTCGCCCGTGGCATCGGCGGCCAGGGCGGCATGCCGGCCGATTTCGACATGGACGCCATCCGGCCCAAAAAGCTGCGGGTGGCGAACTTCTGCGGCGTGCTGTTCGTGAGCTTCAGCGACGACACACCGCCGATCGAGGACTACCTGGGTCCGCACGTCGCCAGGTTCATGCGCCGCATCTTCCACCGACCGATCAAGATCCTGGGCCACCAGCACCAGCACATGCGCGGCAACTGGAAGCTGTACGCCGAGAACCCGCGCGACGGCTACCACGCCAGCCTGCTGCACCTGTTCTTCGCCACCTTCGGCCTGTTCCGGGCCAGCCAGAAGGGCCAGCTGCACGTCACCGAAGACGGCCTGCAGACCTGCTTCTACACCTACGTCGGCAAGGAAGACGAGGCGGCCCGCCGGCAGGGCATGCAGGAGGCCGCCCACACCTACCAGGAAGGCACCTACAAGCTGGAAGACGGCAACCTGCTCAAGGGCCGGATGGAATGGGACGATGGCATCAACCTGGTCATCATCGACGTGTTCCCGATCATGATGCTGCAGCAGATCGCCAACGTCCTGAACATCCGCCAGTTCGAGCCGCACGGGCCGGACGGCGTGACCGTGCACTACACCTTCTTCGGCTATGCCGACGAAGACCAGGAGCTGACCGACATGCGCCTTAAGCAGATCAACCTGATCGGCCCGGCCGGACTGGTGTCGATGGAGGACGGCCTGGCCATCGAGATCGTGCAGCAGGGCATCGCCAGGGACGGCGGCGCCGAAGCCATCATCGAGATGGGCGGCAAGACGGTGGCGCCGGACACCACCTTCATGGCCAGCGAAGACCCGGTGCGCGGCTTCTGGAACGGCTATCGGCGGTTGATGGATATGTGA
- a CDS encoding VOC family protein — MAISKVTNVYYVVPDMDAALAFYRDTLGLAIKFQDGDKWTQFEVGGTQLALATPAPGQVDPGHNATVVLQVDDLTATRTQLAAQGIAVSETIGMGGHGSFFTCRDPAGNVVQFFARN; from the coding sequence ATGGCCATCAGCAAAGTGACCAACGTCTATTACGTGGTGCCCGACATGGACGCCGCGCTGGCCTTTTATCGCGACACCCTGGGCCTGGCGATCAAATTCCAGGACGGCGACAAGTGGACGCAGTTCGAGGTCGGCGGCACGCAGCTGGCGCTGGCCACCCCGGCGCCGGGCCAGGTGGACCCGGGCCACAACGCCACGGTGGTGCTGCAGGTCGATGACCTGACCGCCACGCGCACGCAGCTTGCCGCACAAGGCATCGCGGTGAGCGAGACCATCGGCATGGGCGGCCACGGCAGCTTCTTTACCTGCCGCGATCCGGCCGGCAACGTGGTGCAGTTCTTCGCCCGAAACTGA
- a CDS encoding dihydrodipicolinate synthase family protein, translating into MPEFTRREAKSWAKARVRDFYAAPITPLTQDFQLDEAGIRENIEAYIDWGVNGLVVGGFANETWNMRPEWWYRLHEITADAVKGRTDLWTIILDPCAEVCVDKLRHVEKLGFSGAELMNPMTQLRGDDEIYNFFKYVTDRSDLAICLYRTPVSGKVMGLELLKRLVDIDTVVCTKQGNLNRAESLLLRRELRDDFIVSDPTEHFYLDDLREGGQVLFAEFSYIIYGRKRSVLRSYVDKARAGDWEGAYTEWKSLRPIWHLYEDEFMNPLIRTASYASLMSVIKIWCETLGLKAGPMKPPVQHLPPADRERLVGRIEALGLV; encoded by the coding sequence ATGCCCGAATTTACCCGCCGCGAAGCGAAATCCTGGGCCAAGGCCCGCGTGCGCGACTTCTATGCCGCGCCGATCACCCCGCTGACCCAGGATTTCCAGCTCGACGAAGCCGGCATCCGCGAGAACATCGAGGCCTACATCGACTGGGGCGTCAACGGCCTGGTCGTCGGCGGCTTTGCCAACGAAACCTGGAACATGCGCCCGGAGTGGTGGTATCGCCTGCACGAGATCACCGCCGACGCGGTCAAGGGCCGCACGGACCTGTGGACCATCATCCTCGACCCCTGCGCCGAGGTCTGCGTGGACAAGCTCAGGCACGTCGAGAAGCTCGGCTTCTCGGGCGCCGAGCTGATGAACCCGATGACCCAGCTACGCGGCGACGACGAGATCTACAACTTCTTCAAGTACGTCACCGACCGCAGCGATCTGGCCATCTGCCTGTACCGCACGCCGGTGTCGGGCAAGGTGATGGGCCTCGAACTGCTAAAGCGTCTGGTCGACATCGACACCGTGGTCTGCACCAAGCAGGGCAACCTGAACCGGGCCGAATCGCTACTGCTGCGGCGCGAGCTGCGCGACGATTTCATCGTTTCGGATCCGACCGAGCACTTTTACCTCGACGACCTGCGCGAGGGTGGCCAGGTGCTGTTTGCCGAGTTCTCTTACATCATCTACGGCCGCAAGCGCTCGGTGCTGCGCTCGTACGTGGACAAGGCGCGCGCCGGCGACTGGGAGGGCGCCTACACGGAGTGGAAAAGCCTGCGCCCGATCTGGCATCTGTACGAGGACGAGTTCATGAACCCGCTGATCCGCACCGCGTCGTATGCCTCGCTGATGTCGGTGATCAAGATCTGGTGTGAGACGCTGGGCCTGAAGGCTGGCCCGATGAAACCGCCGGTGCAGCACCTGCCGCCGGCCGATCGGGAACGGCTGGTCGGACGCATCGAGGCGCTGGGCTTGGTCTGA
- a CDS encoding universal stress protein: MKILLPVDGSEHALRAARHVAAMGEYLAGPPTVLLLNVQPPVASGLVRRFLSQEALDGYYRDEARNALEPVEAVLAASGVRAESHVVVGDIAATIAEFAASHGCDQIVMGTRGLGGVKGALLGSVASEVLHLADRPVLLVK; the protein is encoded by the coding sequence ATGAAAATCCTGCTGCCCGTCGATGGCTCCGAACACGCCCTGCGAGCCGCCCGCCACGTGGCGGCCATGGGCGAATATCTGGCCGGGCCGCCGACCGTGCTGCTGCTGAACGTGCAGCCGCCGGTGGCGTCCGGGCTGGTGCGGCGTTTTCTGAGTCAGGAAGCGCTGGACGGCTACTACCGCGACGAAGCCCGTAACGCGCTGGAGCCGGTCGAGGCGGTTCTGGCGGCAAGCGGCGTGAGGGCCGAATCGCACGTGGTGGTGGGCGACATTGCTGCCACCATCGCCGAGTTCGCCGCCAGCCACGGCTGCGATCAGATCGTGATGGGCACGCGCGGCCTGGGCGGGGTCAAGGGTGCCCTGTTGGGCTCGGTGGCCAGTGAGGTACTGCACCTCGCCGACCGGCCGGTGTTGCTGGTCAAGTAG
- a CDS encoding TerC family protein: protein MHDLPSGAAFWIALLQIIGIDIVLSGDNAVVIALASRGLPPAQRRRAVLLGTGAAIAMRVVLALVAAALMSYPGLKLAGGALLLWIGISLLRPQGGEGGHDGPTSTTLAGAVRTILVADVAMSLDNVVGIAAAAKGSAVLLILGLAISIPLIVFSSAVLLRLMDRFPVIIVIGAALLGYVAAEMMVTDSLIRDWLTATVPYVHRVAPVLGALLVVIVGKWLAARLPAPAHEVPLAEPAGEPVATHKEREQ from the coding sequence ATGCACGACCTACCCTCCGGTGCCGCGTTCTGGATCGCCCTGCTGCAGATCATCGGTATCGATATCGTGCTGTCGGGCGACAACGCGGTGGTGATCGCGCTGGCTTCGCGCGGCCTGCCGCCGGCGCAGCGCCGTCGGGCGGTGCTGCTGGGCACGGGCGCCGCCATCGCCATGCGCGTCGTGTTGGCACTGGTGGCCGCGGCCTTGATGAGCTACCCGGGCCTGAAGCTGGCCGGCGGGGCCTTGCTGCTGTGGATCGGCATCAGCCTGCTGCGCCCACAGGGTGGCGAGGGCGGCCACGACGGTCCCACCAGCACGACGCTGGCCGGCGCCGTACGCACCATTCTGGTCGCCGACGTTGCCATGAGCCTCGACAATGTCGTCGGCATTGCCGCCGCCGCCAAGGGCAGCGCCGTGCTGCTGATCCTGGGCCTGGCGATCAGCATCCCGCTGATCGTCTTCAGCAGTGCCGTGCTGCTGCGGCTGATGGACCGTTTCCCGGTCATCATCGTCATCGGCGCTGCCCTGCTTGGCTATGTGGCGGCCGAGATGATGGTCACCGACAGCCTGATACGCGACTGGCTGACGGCCACCGTGCCGTATGTGCACCGGGTGGCGCCGGTGCTGGGCGCCTTGCTGGTGGTGATCGTTGGCAAATGGCTGGCGGCGCGCCTGCCGGCGCCCGCGCACGAGGTACCACTCGCCGAGCCGGCCGGTGAACCGGTCGCCACACACAAGGAGCGCGAGCAATGA
- the folE2 gene encoding GTP cyclohydrolase FolE2, which translates to MNTPSEPAVPQIADVQGSPDTRRLDIDRVGIKGIRHPVRILARSGTEQHTVANFNMYVHLPHNFKGTHMSRFIEILNGHEQEISLGTFRQMLREMCERLEARAGHIEMSFPFFVNKAAPVTGVTSLMDYQVSYIGEIVHGQAERLTARLVIPVTSLCPCSKKISDYGAHNQRTHVTLTAHLRTPVWIEELIELVEAQASSELYGLLKRPDEKYVTEHAYDNPKFVEDLVRDIAGALNNDERLAGYVVEAENFESIHNHSAYALIEKPARAG; encoded by the coding sequence ATGAACACGCCATCCGAACCGGCCGTGCCGCAGATCGCCGACGTCCAGGGATCGCCCGACACGCGCCGGCTGGACATCGACCGCGTCGGCATCAAGGGCATCCGCCACCCGGTGCGCATCCTCGCCCGCAGCGGCACCGAACAGCACACGGTGGCCAACTTCAACATGTACGTGCACCTGCCGCACAACTTCAAAGGCACGCACATGTCCCGTTTCATCGAGATCCTGAACGGCCACGAGCAGGAAATCTCGCTCGGCACATTCCGCCAGATGCTGCGCGAAATGTGCGAGCGCCTGGAGGCCCGCGCCGGCCACATCGAGATGAGCTTTCCGTTTTTCGTCAACAAGGCGGCGCCGGTCACCGGCGTGACCAGCTTGATGGACTACCAGGTCAGCTACATCGGCGAAATCGTGCACGGCCAGGCCGAGCGCCTGACCGCCAGGTTGGTGATCCCGGTCACCAGCCTGTGCCCGTGCTCGAAGAAGATTTCCGACTACGGCGCCCACAACCAGCGCACGCACGTGACGCTGACTGCCCACCTGCGCACGCCGGTGTGGATCGAAGAACTGATCGAGTTGGTGGAGGCGCAGGCGTCCAGCGAACTGTACGGACTGCTAAAGCGCCCGGACGAGAAGTACGTCACCGAACATGCCTACGACAACCCGAAGTTCGTCGAGGATCTGGTGCGCGACATCGCCGGTGCGCTCAACAACGACGAGCGCCTGGCCGGCTACGTGGTGGAGGCGGAGAACTTCGAGTCCATCCACAACCACTCGGCCTACGCGCTGATCGAAAAGCCGGCCCGCGCGGGCTGA
- a CDS encoding VOC family protein, translating to MAVSRIGYISLYVTDLDAARRHYVEVVGLRETGRDAHGRVYLQAADNQDHHCLILTEALHAGIDHVAFKVGEVEDLAEAQAAVRARGIAVRDVPAGEVLGAGAAIAFTLPSGQEMRLLHHLDKIGYATGMRNPNPVPPHGKPGARVTHLDHLLLAGERPAATAQFLIEVLDFNLSEQVVAPDGSVIAAFTTCGHTMHDLAIAPGPNGHLHHIAFGLESRSDVIDAVDIMKEAGTTLMEYGPTRHGVSGVTTIYFFDPAGNRNEVYNGAYQAGGVPGLIPPIVWQAQEFPRGAFYYESVVPESFFAEVT from the coding sequence ATGGCGGTCAGCCGCATCGGCTATATCAGCCTGTACGTGACGGATCTGGATGCGGCCCGACGCCATTACGTCGAGGTGGTCGGCCTGCGCGAGACCGGTCGCGATGCGCATGGCCGTGTTTATCTTCAGGCGGCCGACAACCAGGATCACCACTGCCTGATCCTGACCGAGGCGCTGCACGCCGGCATCGATCATGTGGCCTTCAAGGTGGGCGAGGTGGAAGACCTCGCCGAGGCGCAGGCGGCCGTGCGGGCGCGCGGCATTGCGGTGCGCGATGTGCCGGCCGGTGAGGTGCTGGGAGCCGGCGCGGCGATCGCCTTCACGTTGCCCTCGGGCCAGGAAATGCGCCTGCTGCATCACCTGGACAAGATCGGCTACGCCACCGGCATGCGCAATCCCAACCCGGTGCCGCCACACGGCAAGCCGGGCGCGCGGGTGACGCATCTGGATCACCTGCTGCTGGCCGGTGAGCGGCCGGCCGCCACGGCGCAGTTCCTGATCGAGGTGCTCGATTTCAACCTGTCCGAGCAGGTGGTGGCCCCGGACGGCAGCGTGATCGCGGCCTTCACGACCTGCGGCCACACCATGCACGACCTGGCCATCGCCCCCGGCCCGAACGGCCACCTGCACCACATCGCCTTCGGCCTGGAAAGCCGCAGCGACGTCATCGACGCCGTCGACATCATGAAGGAGGCCGGCACCACGTTGATGGAATACGGCCCCACCCGCCACGGCGTATCCGGCGTGACGACCATCTATTTCTTCGACCCGGCCGGCAACCGCAACGAGGTCTACAACGGCGCCTACCAGGCCGGAGGCGTGCCGGGCCTGATCCCGCCCATCGTCTGGCAGGCGCAGGAGTTTCCGCGCGGCGCCTTCTATTACGAAAGCGTGGTGCCGGAGAGCTTTTTCGCGGAAGTGACCTGA
- a CDS encoding ATP-binding protein, giving the protein MNPALKPSRSLLAAAADAIREFDLIRDGDRILVGVSGGKDSLSLLHVLLYLQQRAPVRFTIGAANIDPQMPGYDPSPLAGYAESLGVSYHQASYSLARAAKGSFEGRTLCAFCSRMRRGKLYGLAREHGYNTLALAHHLDDVAETFLMNAFFGGKLRAMPAVYTNDDGDLRVIRPLVYARERQTAAFADSAPLPVIPDNCPTCDSATRQRQQMKALLGELEAQHPRLYSVLRTTLAPLLRADATGGLPVPDAVQVLADLRLREPVEVLATD; this is encoded by the coding sequence ATGAATCCTGCCCTCAAACCCTCGCGCAGTCTGCTTGCCGCCGCCGCCGATGCGATCCGCGAGTTCGACCTGATCCGCGACGGCGACCGCATCCTGGTCGGCGTGTCCGGTGGCAAGGACAGCCTGTCCCTGCTGCACGTGCTGCTGTACCTGCAGCAGCGCGCGCCGGTGCGCTTCACGATCGGCGCCGCCAACATCGACCCGCAGATGCCCGGTTACGACCCGAGCCCGCTGGCCGGCTACGCGGAAAGTCTTGGCGTGTCCTACCACCAGGCCAGTTACAGCCTGGCGCGGGCGGCCAAGGGCTCGTTCGAGGGCCGCACGCTGTGCGCGTTCTGCTCGCGCATGCGTCGGGGCAAGCTGTACGGCCTGGCGCGCGAGCACGGCTACAACACGCTGGCGCTGGCGCACCACCTGGACGACGTGGCCGAGACCTTCCTGATGAATGCCTTTTTCGGCGGCAAGCTGCGCGCCATGCCGGCCGTGTACACCAACGATGACGGCGACCTGCGGGTGATCCGCCCGCTGGTCTATGCCCGCGAGCGGCAAACGGCCGCCTTCGCCGACAGCGCCCCGCTGCCGGTGATCCCGGACAACTGCCCGACCTGCGATTCCGCGACCCGCCAGCGCCAGCAGATGAAGGCGCTGCTCGGCGAGCTGGAAGCGCAGCATCCGCGGCTGTATTCGGTGCTGCGCACCACGCTCGCGCCCTTGCTGCGCGCAGATGCGACCGGCGGCCTGCCAGTGCCGGATGCGGTGCAGGTGCTCGCGGACCTGCGGCTGCGAGAACCGGTCGAGGTGCTGGCGACCGACTGA
- a CDS encoding TIGR02281 family clan AA aspartic protease produces the protein MKRFMRRIFAPLVILGAALCGSAAAAPLIELQAVLGQTAVLQVDGARRTLRVGQTSPEGVRLLALGAASARLQVDGQTHEVPLGGRAGGALPTAQTAAVRIARGDGGMFLTTGTINGQSVDFLVDTGATTVAMNDATARGLGIDYRAGSRGLVETASGITEAYAVTLREVGVGAIRLPNVQAVVIRGAQPSRALLGMSFLSRTQIEHAQDALVLRRKY, from the coding sequence ATGAAGCGTTTCATGCGCCGGATTTTTGCTCCCCTGGTAATCCTTGGCGCGGCCCTGTGCGGTAGCGCCGCGGCTGCGCCGCTGATCGAACTGCAGGCCGTGCTTGGACAAACTGCGGTGTTGCAGGTGGACGGCGCGCGGCGCACGTTGCGGGTCGGACAGACCAGTCCCGAAGGTGTGCGCCTGCTGGCGCTCGGCGCTGCCAGCGCGCGGCTGCAGGTGGACGGTCAAACGCACGAAGTCCCGCTCGGTGGGCGCGCCGGTGGGGCCTTGCCGACCGCGCAGACCGCAGCGGTGCGCATAGCCCGCGGTGACGGCGGCATGTTCCTCACCACGGGCACCATCAACGGCCAGTCGGTCGACTTCCTGGTCGATACCGGCGCGACGACCGTGGCCATGAACGATGCCACGGCGCGTGGTCTCGGTATCGACTACCGGGCCGGCAGCCGGGGATTGGTGGAAACGGCCAGCGGCATCACCGAAGCCTACGCGGTCACGCTGCGCGAGGTGGGTGTCGGCGCCATCCGGCTGCCGAATGTGCAGGCGGTGGTGATCCGCGGCGCCCAGCCGAGCCGTGCGCTGCTGGGCATGTCGTTCCTGTCGCGCACGCAGATCGAGCACGCGCAGGACGCGCTGGTGCTGCGCCGCAAGTATTGA
- a CDS encoding symmetrical bis(5'-nucleosyl)-tetraphosphatase: MATWAIGDLQGCFDELTALLRAIDFRPDRDRLWLVGDLVNRGPKSLDTLRFVRSLGDGAITLLGNHDLHLLAVAAGHGRTKRGDTLDAVLAAPDRQALLDWLHGRPLFHHDPALNMAMVHAALAPSWDLATAKARAAEVQAALAGDADGYFAHMYGDTPHRWDDALRGWRRLRVITDYLTRVRFCRPDGTYDMRAKGPPGTQPDGYLPWFALPGRASAGTPIVFGHWSSIGMVDGHDVYALDTGCVWGRQLSALCLEERRWVSVDCSARGPAGGD, translated from the coding sequence ATGGCCACCTGGGCAATCGGCGACCTTCAGGGCTGCTTCGATGAACTCACGGCGCTGCTGCGCGCCATCGACTTTCGACCCGACCGCGACCGGTTGTGGCTGGTCGGCGATCTGGTCAACCGCGGCCCGAAGTCGCTCGACACCTTGCGCTTCGTGCGCTCGCTCGGCGACGGCGCGATCACGCTGCTGGGCAATCACGATCTGCACTTGCTGGCGGTCGCCGCCGGGCATGGGCGCACCAAGCGCGGCGACACGCTGGATGCGGTGCTGGCGGCGCCGGATCGGCAGGCCTTGCTCGACTGGTTGCACGGCCGGCCGCTGTTTCACCACGACCCGGCGCTGAACATGGCGATGGTCCACGCGGCGCTGGCGCCGAGCTGGGATCTGGCCACCGCCAAGGCGCGCGCCGCCGAGGTGCAGGCCGCGCTGGCGGGTGACGCCGACGGCTATTTCGCGCACATGTACGGCGACACGCCGCACCGCTGGGACGACGCCCTGCGCGGCTGGCGGCGCCTGCGGGTGATCACCGATTACCTGACCCGGGTGCGCTTTTGCCGACCCGACGGCACCTACGACATGCGCGCCAAGGGTCCGCCCGGCACGCAGCCGGATGGCTACCTGCCGTGGTTCGCCCTGCCCGGCCGGGCCAGCGCCGGCACACCGATCGTGTTCGGGCACTGGTCCAGCATCGGCATGGTCGATGGCCACGACGTGTACGCGCTCGACACCGGCTGCGTCTGGGGCCGCCAACTGAGCGCCCTGTGCCTGGAAGAACGGCGCTGGGTGAGCGTGGATTGCAGCGCCCGCGGCCCGGCGGGCGGCGATTAA